A stretch of Candidatus Binatus sp. DNA encodes these proteins:
- a CDS encoding enoyl-CoA hydratase — protein sequence MKDEKSADPLIVRHEAPLGWLVLNRPHVRNALNLKSWQRIAEGVAELASDDAVRVIIMRGATPEAFIAGADISEFPAMRADAGQARAYRDAPNNAIAAMVECRKPIVAMISGVCIGGGVQVALACDIRIAARGTRMGVPAARLGLAYPLDGVVMLTQTVGPANARDILLSARLFDAEEALHMGLINRLVDGNSLEENVRDYALKMATNAPLTMAAAKVAIRESLKDREERDSKIVSTMVARCFDSDDYREGVRAFLEKRRPTFAGR from the coding sequence ACGTTCGCAACGCGCTCAATCTTAAGAGTTGGCAGCGAATTGCGGAAGGCGTCGCGGAACTTGCGAGCGACGACGCGGTGCGCGTGATCATCATGCGCGGCGCGACGCCCGAGGCGTTTATTGCCGGCGCGGACATCTCGGAGTTTCCCGCGATGCGCGCGGACGCCGGCCAGGCGCGCGCCTATCGCGATGCGCCGAACAATGCGATCGCCGCGATGGTCGAATGCCGCAAGCCGATCGTCGCGATGATTTCTGGCGTTTGTATCGGCGGCGGCGTGCAGGTTGCGCTCGCCTGCGATATCCGGATTGCCGCGCGCGGCACCCGCATGGGAGTCCCGGCGGCGCGCCTCGGACTGGCGTATCCGCTCGACGGCGTCGTGATGCTGACGCAGACAGTCGGTCCCGCCAACGCGCGCGATATCCTGCTGTCGGCGCGGCTGTTCGACGCTGAAGAGGCGTTGCACATGGGCCTTATCAACCGCCTGGTCGATGGGAATTCGCTCGAGGAAAATGTCCGCGACTACGCGCTCAAGATGGCGACCAACGCGCCACTCACGATGGCGGCGGCCAAGGTCGCGATTCGCGAGAGCCTGAAGGATCGCGAAGAGCGCGATTCGAAGATCGTCTCGACGATGGTCGCGCGATGCTTCGACAGCGACGATTATCGCGAAGGCGTGCGCGCGTTCCTGGAGAAGCGGCGCCCCACTTTTGCCGGTCGCTAA